Part of the Gigantopelta aegis isolate Gae_Host chromosome 15, Gae_host_genome, whole genome shotgun sequence genome is shown below.
GCCACGGCGAGAGTTACGTCCTGTGTAGAaaagtacatattaaacattgttCGCTTCCAGCCTCTTGTACTTGATGCCACTAAGTCCATAGTTCGCATGCCCTTGCCGGCTTccacccatagcgagttttaatgGCAGAGTGGGTGTAATGcgaccgacttctctctcaacaACCATTAACAGCTAACCTGTAATCAACTGTCCTGGAAATCGTGAGACAGCAAAGAAGAGAGAGTTGATGTTTCGTGTAGTTTAAAACTGCGGTAGTTTATAAAATGCCTTGGCGTTGTTAAACGTTactttttttaagtaaacaacaaaaaagtttgtttgttttgtttaacgacactagtagagcacatggattaatcaatcatcggctattggatgtcaaacatttggtaattctgactcttcATCAGAGGACACAtgctacattgttcctaattcagcaaggaatcttttatatgcactttccccacacacatggtagcacatatcacgaccttttatataacagtcgtggtgtactggctggaacgagaaatagcacaatggggatcgatcccacaccgaccgtgcatcaagcgagcgctttatcattTTATCTCCCGACCCTTTATGTTTAAGTAAACAAAGACCAGATGGTCTGCCAAACCGCCATATTGCAGTAAAGTACATTATTCTTACAGTAAACTCATTCTGACTGTTTATGACACAAGACCACCTGGTTACGTCTGCTTCCGGCATAGTCATAAAACAATCTATGGTCCCAACAACCTCGTaattgttttctattttcattCTCGCACATTGTGACACGGAATGCTTTATGCGCCTCACACCTGAGTGAGGTATGTTGTAGGTTGGCGGGTATCTTATCTTGATTTTGTTCCACAGAAACCGAACTGCATTTCTCCGTAATCAGCAGAGTTTGTAACTTGATCTTGTTCAGTTTATCAGTCAGTCCGTGTTGGCTTGATTGCAACAGTTTGGGCTGACGCTTACCGACGTGAAAGATATCGGTGCGTTGCTAATATAAGGTTGTCAATCAGATTTCATATCTAAAAAGTGAATACACCATGTTGCTAACATGACATGGATCATGATTAATAAACTTGTGCCGTCATATACCAAGCAGGAGACCATTATAGTGAGTTTAAATATTAAGCATATCCTGGTGATGAACTTTGTCGAGACCAGAATAGGAAAGTACAGCCATGtgagtttgttatttaaaaatataattgctTATTTTAGTgggctttttttttgtaatctataatctatattttttcattttcatttcaggtCATTCTGCAAGCCGGATGTGATAATGAGTGTGCAGCTGAACTGACGAAAGGTATCAGAACCTCATTAGTGGACTGCAAGTAAATACATTCATTATACACAAGTCAATTTGTGAAATTCAGATGAagtcatttcatttttaaaatagcttGACATTTATTAGTGTGTTATTGGAGAACTGGAATACAAGTACTAAGTGTAGCATTATCTGGATATTGCACATATAAGTGAAGAATGGAAATGTGCAACTCTACTCGCATTCCTCTGAGGATGCCAAAGAATCCTGTGCAGGAAATAATCGGGATGCTTTCGTTCTTCAGTGTTCTCGGTACGATTGGCAACTCTCTCGTCCTGTATGTATACACGAAGAAGCGTCACAAACTCGCATCCACCGTCTTCATCATTGCTTTGGCCGCCTCAGACTTCTGGACGTGCGTGTGCGTGATGCCTTACACGATGGTCTACGAGAAACTAGTCTACGAGCTGAGGAACGACATCCTCTGCAAGCTCTATTTGTTCCTTATCACGTGCAACGTGCCTTTCTCCGCCTTCATCATGGTCGCAATTGCAGTCGACCGCTTCCTGTGCATCTGTAATCCGCATACGTATTCGCTAGACGCACGGAGAGCAAAGATTATCATTGTGTTCCTGGCACTGTTTGCCACTGTGTTTGGTATTATCACCGCGCTGTCAGCCGGCGTGTATCAACTTGAGAGGAAAAACCTGCCTGTCACCAGTATGAACAGCACCCAGGTTACAGACGCCGGACAGTCGGACCTGCTATCTGAGATGTGTGTGGGAGGGGAAGCTAACTGCACGGCCATAGCGACACCTCGTGTGGACAACTGCACCACTGTGCAGGCCGTCATCTACACTGGAATCTGCCTGCCAAACGAACTAATTTTCACGAACCAGTTTCGACAGCTTTACCAGAAGATTTACGCTGGGATGTTTCTCGTATGTTTCCTCGTTGTGTTTGTTCTGTATATTCTTATTTACAAATTTGTGTTAGAGAGAAGAGCAAAAAGAGataaacaaagaagaaaaacaaaatcctcGTTGTGCCGCGAAACGTCGTTCACGGAGGTGCCGTTGTCCCCCGCAGCAGACGGCGAGAGTCACGGTAACGCGACGAATAATTCACGGAAAGTTGCGATGGATAAAAATAACTGCATTCGTGAAAAATCGTGGGTAGCCAACATCCGTACGGCGTTGATGCTGTTTGTTGTTACAGTGGTGTTTGTGATAGCATTTCTACCGTCGTGGTTAATGGCTCACAGAGTAGTAGACTTTTTACCCCTTGTGTTTTAtacttattttgcctacaacgtTTCGAACCCAATtatatatgcttttttaaaTCCAGCATTTCGAAAGGAATTGGAAGACGTGTTTCGGTGTAGAAAGTGTTGTCGcaataactgattcaacaattCACAATGTGACAATACAGAGAAGCGCCAGTCTACAAGAcggtttatttatgtttatttaagtaatattttatttcgttAATCAATGAAATGGATTGGCAAAAAGGTTGTTGGCgtatacacaaataaatatctCATAAGATGATATTAAgtagtataattatattaacgaTAAATATCTCACAAGATGATATTACatagtataattattgtattaacAATAAACATAAAAGACAACATTACAATAAGTATCTCAGAACATGACATTACATagtataattgtatttataattaaaataaaacataaatttacaGAATTGTAATGTTTTAGCCATTGTCGCAGATATCATCTTACATTAATAGTGTGGTTGTTTACTTTAACTCCAGTTTATATATTGTACGAAGCACGGTACAGAATTATAATAAAGCATGCAGATTGTACCTAACAATAGGAACTCATTTATGATGGTGTTTAATTGATCTGTAATAGTGATGGTACAAGTTTCTTCTGCTGGAGTATTTTCCTGTTCTCTCAGTAGAACACTCGACTCGACAACCAAAACTTTGTATACTATACGAAAATCTCAAATttgaaaagatgaaaaaaaggtattaaattCGTTCCAAGAGTTTCGGCAGCCATCATGCTTCCTTGTAAGACTCTATGCTGCAATTACTATACGTATTGTCAGGATAGATGTATActaataggatattaaacgagcttccatttcgtatcatgtttatgtcccgagtgaaataattttcaattgtaacaagctttagcgagtgacaatgaaaattaattcacgagggacataaacatgatacgaaatggtagcgagtttaaaatgctatttattacccatagtcgATCTTaattatatcactcatctcatTTCGTTGACGTTACTGTAAGGTTGTAAGATGGATGAATTGATGACAtcattgtgtgacgtcaaaagtgttacgtcccactttgatagtatgtaccaagatatttgtaaccatatgggtaataaatgtttGGTCCCTGACCAAATATATAGGTTTTTGGAAAAGAAATAAGTTATGAACAGCAAAGGAATGTTACATTGTTCAAAGCTActtatacttttattttcattttgtcatttattatttttattttattgattgttttgatttttataaaCCGTTTTGAagacatttgtattttaaaataagacatattttgttgttatttaataactattttCTTTTGGTTTTATAAATACTGTAGGCAACGAGACATTCAACACGTGTGGAGATACCACTCTGGAAAACGGTAAAGATGACAAATAAAACGGTTCCATTTTCTTTTtcgttttaaataaattgtaggataaataaaataactggtatcggctttatcctgcttaGGTCAATTGGAGGATGCCGCTCGGTAGATCCTCGCGGCATTCGCTATTCTAACCTTCGTAGGTAAGCCAATATCtttaaccagttattctctatat
Proteins encoded:
- the LOC121390075 gene encoding neuropeptide FF receptor 1-like; protein product: MEMCNSTRIPLRMPKNPVQEIIGMLSFFSVLGTIGNSLVLYVYTKKRHKLASTVFIIALAASDFWTCVCVMPYTMVYEKLVYELRNDILCKLYLFLITCNVPFSAFIMVAIAVDRFLCICNPHTYSLDARRAKIIIVFLALFATVFGIITALSAGVYQLERKNLPVTSMNSTQVTDAGQSDLLSEMCVGGEANCTAIATPRVDNCTTVQAVIYTGICLPNELIFTNQFRQLYQKIYAGMFLVCFLVVFVLYILIYKFVLERRAKRDKQRRKTKSSLCRETSFTEVPLSPAADGESHGNATNNSRKVAMDKNNCIREKSWVANIRTALMLFVVTVVFVIAFLPSWLMAHRVVDFLPLVFYTYFAYNVSNPIIYAFLNPAFRKELEDVFRCRKCCRNN